A stretch of the Arvicola amphibius chromosome 8, mArvAmp1.2, whole genome shotgun sequence genome encodes the following:
- the LOC119820406 gene encoding olfactory receptor 5-like, which yields MERPLELANMTRVQQFILLGLSTRLDIRDALFAVFLTLYLLTLLENTLIIYLICSHSELHKPMYFFLGNLSCLEMCYVSVTMPTLLLGLWTGPYHISFTLCMTQLFFFIVLICTECTLLASMAYDRYVAICRPLHYPLLMRPQVCLGLALSSWLGGLVVSVAKTTCIASLSYCGPNVLNQFFCDVSPLLNLSCTHVALTELVDFISAIVIFCGTLLVSLASYSAIGMAVLRMPSAAAQRKAFSTCASHLVVVGIFYSAALFIYCRPSRIKSMDLNKVLSVIYTVVTPLCNPIIYCLRNKEVHTVLQKTFHWP from the coding sequence ATGGAAAGGCCCCTGGAGTTGGCCAACATGACCCGGGTTCAGCAGTTCATCTTGCTGGGATTGTCCACTAGACTGGACATAAGGGATGCGCTATTTGCCGTCTTCCTGACTCTCTACCTGCTGACGCTCCTGGAGAACACACTCATCATCTACCTCATCTGCAGTCACAGCGAGCTCCACAagcccatgtacttcttcctgggCAATCTCAGCTGCCTGGAGATGTGTTATGTGTCCGTCACCATGCCCACCCTGCTCCTGGGGCTGTGGACGGGGCCCTACCATATTTCCTTTACACTCTGCATGACCCAACTCTTCTTCTTCATAGTCCTCATCTGCACAGAGTGCaccctcctggcctccatggcctatgaccgctatgtggccatctgccgCCCACTGCACTACCCACTGCTCATGAGGCCCCAGGTCTGCCTGGGCTTAGCTTTGTCTTCATGGCTGGGTGGGCTGGTGGTCTCAGTGGCCAAAACAACATGTATCGCCAGCCTGTCTTACTGTGGCCCTAATGTTCTCAACCAatttttctgtgatgtttcccCTCTCCTCAACCTGTCCTGCACCCACGTGGCCCTCACAGAGCTGGTAGACTTCATCTCAGCCATTGTCATCTTCTGTGGGACACTCCTGGTATCCTTGGCTTCTTATTCAGCCATTGGGATGGCCGTTCTCCGGATGCCATCAGCTGCTGCCCAGCGCAAGGCCTTCTCCACCTGCGCCTCCCACCTGGTGGTGGTGGGCATCTTCTACTCAGCAGCTCTCTTCATCTACTGCCGCCCCAGTCGCATCAAGTCCATGGACCTCAACAAGGTGCTGTCCGTCATCTACACGGTGGTCACGCCCCTCTGCAACCCCATCATCTACTGTCTGAGGAATAAGGAGGTCCACACTGTGCTACAAAAGACCTTCCACTGGCCTTGA